One genomic window of Chanos chanos chromosome 13, fChaCha1.1, whole genome shotgun sequence includes the following:
- the atp5pd gene encoding ATP synthase peripheral stalk subunit d, mitochondrial: protein MAGRRAAVKAIDWMAFAERVPPNQRAIFNNLKTRSDAISAKLASLPEKPSAIDWSYYRTAVAKPGMVDEFEKKFAALTVPEPADTETAKIDAQEAEANKSAAAYIEASKARIAQYEKELEKFRNMVPFEQMTIEDLNEAFPETKLDKEKHPYWPHKPIADL from the exons ATGGCTGGACGACGTGCAGCAGTAAAGGCCATTGATTGGATGGCCTTTGCAGAACGGGTACCACCCAATCAGAGGGCCATATTCAACAACCTAAAGACACGCAGCGACGCCATCTCTGCAAA ACTCGCCTCATTGCCAGAGAAGCCATCTGCTATTGACTGGAGCTACTACAGGACTGCAGTGGCTAAACCTGGTATGGTTGACGAGTTTGAGAAAAAG TTTGCTGCCCTGACGGTGCCTGAGCCCGCGGACACTGAGACCGCGAAGATCGACGCCCAGGAAGCGGAAGCC AACAAAAGTGCAGCAGCTTACATAGAGGCATCCAAAGCTCGCATTGCTCAGTATGAGAAGGAG CTTGAGAAATTCCGGAACATGGTTCCCTTCGAGCAGATGACCATCGAGGATCTGAACGAAGCGTTCCCAGAGACAAAGCTCGACAAGGAGAAGCATCCCTAC